From Streptomyces sp. SAI-135:
CGCTTGGCCCACAGCGCGGCCCCGCCGAGGTGCGCGGTGAGACGCTCCAGGCGGTGCACGGGGGACGGGCCGAACAGCAGGGGGTAACGGTCGTAGGACGCGAGGGGCACGGTGACCTCCGGGGTGGGGCGCAGTGGGTTCAGTCGCTGTCGGCGAGTTCGGCCAGACCCCGCCAGATCTCCGCCGTGACCCGGACCGCCTCGTCCACGTCACCGGCCGCGCAGGCCTCGATCAGCCGCTCGTGCAGGCCGGCCGAACGGCAGGTGCCGCCCTCGCCGAAGCGTCTGCGCTCCAGCCGGCGGATGAGGGGGGTGTAGCGGGCGGCGGTGGCGGCGGCCGCGCGGTTGCCGCTCACCCGGACGAGCACGTCGTGCAGCGCGTCGTCGGCACGTACGGCCTCGTCCACGTCACCGGCGGTGACGGCGGCCGCGAACCGCGCGTTGGCCGCGCGCATCAGCTCGATGTCGGCGGCGAAGAGCCGGGGCACGGCGACCCGCGTGACCAGTTCGTGCATGGCCCCGACCACGGCGGCGGCGTCCCGCACGTCGGCGGCGACGACCTGGGTCACCCGGGTGTAGCTCTGCGGCTTGCTCTCCAGCAGCCCCTCGTCGACCAGCCGCGCGAAGGCCTCCCGCACCGGCGCCCGCGACAACCCGAGCCGCTCGGCGAGCTCCGCGTCCCGCACCACCGCCCCGGGCTCGATCTCCCCGGCCACGATGGCGTCCCGGATGGACGCGTAGGCCCGGTCCCGGAGAAGGGTGCGGCCGAGCGGCCGTAGGGCGTTCATGAACTGAAATGTTAGATGTCAGCCGGGAACGCAGGCAAGGGCGTGGCCCGCACCCCGTGAAGTGCGGGCCACGCCCGGCGCTCAGGCTGCCCAGGGCCAGTCGGCAACTGTTTCGGAGGGAGGCACGGCAAATGGAGGGTGACCGAGTTCGAAGTCGACTGCGGTGCTTATAACTGGCGCGTCTTCCGTTCCGCCACACCGACCTTGCGTCGATGACGGGATTCGAACCCGCGGCCTCCCCATTAAGAGTGGAAGTAGGTCCTGCCTTCGCACCTGGACGTTCATCACTTCAGGAGGCGTGCCGCGGGAGGGGCGAGCGAATTAAGTTCAGCCGCGCTTCTGCCGCTTCCAGGGCCCCGTGATCGCCAGCATGATCCCCGGAGTCTGGATGTTGGCGTACAGCGTCTTTCCGTCGGGCGAGAAGGTGACGCCGGTGAACTCGCTGTACTCGGGCTCCTCTTCGGTGCCGATGTTGAGTTCGTTGCGGGCGATGGGGTAGGTGCGGCCGCTCTCCGTCGCGCCGAACAGGTGCTGGACGCCCTCGCCGTCCTCGGCGATGACGAGGCCGCCGTACGGGGAGACGGTGATGTTGTCGGGGCCGTCGAACGCGCCGTCCTGGGACGGGTCGGGGTTCACGCCGAGGAGGACCTTCAGCGTGAGGGTGCGGCGCTTGGGGTCGTAGAACCAGACCTGGCCGTCGTGCTGAACGGGGCTCTCCTCACGGGCGTACGAGGAGACGACGTACGCGCCGCCGTCGCCCCACCACATGCCCTCGAGCTTGCGGGCGCGGGTGACCTGGCCGTCGGTGAACTGCTTGCGGACGGAGACGGTCCTGGCGTCGCGGTCGGGCACGTCGACCCAGTCGACGCCGTACACCGTGCCGATCTTCGTGGCGCGGGAGAGGTCGTCGACGAACTTGCCGCCGGAGTCGAAGCACTTGAAGGCCTGCAGGACCCCCGCGTCGTCGGCGAGGGTGCGCAGCTTGCCGCGGCCGTGGTGGAAACCGGTCGGCGGGGTCCAGCGGAAGAGCAGGCCGTTGGGGCCGGAAGCGTCCTCGGTCAGGTAGGCGTGGCCGCGCTTGGGGTCGATGACGACCGCCTCGTGGGCGTACCGGCCGAAGGCCTTGACGGGCTTGGGGTCGCGGTTGGCGCGGCGGTCCTCGGGGTCGACCTCGAAGATGTAGCCGTGGTCCTTGGTCATGCCGTTCTGGCCGGCCTTGTCCTCGGTCTCCTCGCCGGTGAGCCAGGTGCCCCAGGGGGTGGTGCCGCCCGCGCAGTTGGTGGAGGTGCCGGCGATGCCGACCCACTCGGCGACATGGCCGTGGCGGACCTCGACGACCGTGCAGCCACCGGAGGCGGCGGGGTCGTAGACGAGGCCCTCGGTGAGCGGCACGGGGTGGGGCCAGTTGGCCCGCGGGCCCTTGAGCTCGTGGTTGTTGACCAGGAGGGTGGCACCACGGGGGCCGCGGAAGGTGGCCGTACCGTCGTGGTTGGAGGGGGTGAACTCGCCCGACTCCAGCTTGGTCCTCCCGCTGTAGGTGATGACCTCGTACGTGAACCCGGCGGGCAGCGCGAGGATGCCGTCGGGGTCGGGGATCAGCGGCCCGTAGCCGACTCCGTGGTGGGCGCCCGCGGTCTGCGCACCCTCGCTCTCGACGTCGGTGGCGGCGAGCGCGTTGGGCGCGGTGGCGAGGGCGCCGACCGTGCCCGCCAGCGCGACACCGGCTCCGGTGAGCGCGGATTTCGCGGCAAAGTCCCTGCGGGTGAGCGACATGGTGTCTCCTGAGACGGTGGATGAACGCCGTGGAGGGTGGGGGACCTCGGTTCGGCGCAACCGTCCCGCCCATGCCTGAACACCAGTTGAACTGCGAGAGGACTCCGTGGAGCAGCTTTGATGAATCAACACAGGTTGATGTGAAAGCCTTCAGGGGCGCGGGGAACCGCGTGACCAGCCACAACCCGCCCGCACCCGCGACACGGCCTCAACCCCCCTGCTGCGAACGCGCCTTGAACGCGGCCTTCCGGGCCTCCTTGGCGACCTTCTTGTCGGGATGCAGCCGCCCCATCGCCTCCAGCACGTCCGCCGTGGCCGGATGGTCGACCTTCCAGGCCGCCGCGAAGAAGCCTCCGTGCTGCTGGGCGAGCCCCTCCACGAGCCCCTGAAGTTCCTCGGAGTTCCCCTCGGCGGCCAGTTGCGCGGCGATCGTGTCGACGGTCAGCCAGAACACCAGGTCCTCGGAGGGCGCGGGCACGTCCGCGAACCCGCGCTCGACCAGCCAGACCCGGGCGAGCCCGCCCAGCTCCGGGTCGTCCAGAACCTCCCGCAGTGCGGGTTCGGCGACGACACCGACCAGCGACAGGGCCTGCTGGCAGCGCAGCCTGCGCAGCGGCGCCCCCGGGTCGCTCCCCCGGGCGGCCGCCAGCAACTCCCGTGCGGCCGCGAGCGGTTCGCGCCGGTCCAGCCACTGCTCGGTCTCGGCCTGGGCGGCCGCGGGAGGAAACGCCGCGGTCCCGTCGAGCAGTGCGTCCGCCCCCTTGTCGGCGAGGTCGCCGACGGCCGGTGCCGGGATGCCGGCCTCCAGCAGCCGTGCCCGCAGTCCGTACAGGCCGAGCGGGGTCAGCCGCACCATGCCGTACCGGGAGACGTCGGTGTCGTCGACGGCGGCGGGCTCCTCGTCGGTGTCGGCCATCAGCGCCTCGTCGACGGGCTGGTACTCGACGATGCCGACCGGCTCCAGGAACCGGAACTGGTCGTCCAGCCGCATCATCGCGTCGGACACCTGCTCCAGGACGTCGTTGGTGGGCTCGCCCATGTCGCTCGGCACGATCATCGACGCGGCGAGGGCGGGCAGCGGCACGGGACCGTCGCCGGGACCGTCCACGCTGACGGTGAGCAGGTAGAGGTTGCCGAGCACCCCGTCGAGGAACTCCTGCTCGGCCTCGGGGTCCCAGTCCAGGGAGGCGAAGTCGATCTGGCCGCCACCGTCCTCGGCGGACATGGCGTCGACCAGGTCGTCCAGGTCCGGCACGCTCGCGTCGGCCAGCGCCGTCTCCAGGGCGGTCAGCCAGACGCCGAGCACGTCCTGCGGGGACCCGGACAGCAGGGCCAGGTCCTCGCCGGTGGCGACCGTGCCCTCCTCCTCGTCGACGATCTCGACGAGCCCGGTGTCGACGGCGATCCGCCAGGCCTCGCTCGCGTGGGCGGCGGCGTCGTCGCCGGTCAGTCCGAGGTGCGCGGCGGCCGCGGGCAGCTGCTCCTCGACGAGTCCGCCCCCGGCGTCGACCCGCGTGTCCTCGCCGGCCCAGCGGGCGAGCCGGGCGGCCCGGGCGAGCAGCGGCGTGGACAGGGCGTCCCGCGCCAGCTCCGCTTCGGGGTGCAGCCGCACCGGCGGCAGGGGGGAGCTGTCTGACATCGGCTGGTTCTCCTCGGACGCGTCGTGCCACTCAGCCACTCAGCGTAGACGGATATCCACCCATGCCGCCCGGTTCATCTCCCCGACAGGGTCCGTACATGGCTGAAACCTTGACAACTGGGCTGACCAGGCAGGAGATTGACGCGCGTAGAAATCCGGCGGACATCTGTTCACTGTATTTTCTACGCGCGTCGCAACCGCCCCCACAGGTCGCGGCTCCCACCGTTCCACGTTCACCCTCGTCCCGGCGCCTACGTTCGTCCCCGGAGGGATCCCGTTGCCGAGCAAGAAGTCCGCGCGTCTCGCCGCGCTCACCGTCGCCGCCCTGTCGGCGGCCTCCACCGTCGTTCTCGTCTCGCCCGCGCACGCGGCCGCCGTGAGCATCCACGACATCCAGGGCGCGACCCGGATATCCCCGTACGCCGGTCAGAAGGTCACGGATGTGGCCGGAATCGTCACCGGGGTGCGCACCTACGGCTCCTCCAAGGGCTTCTGGATCCAGGATCCGAACCCGGACGCCGACCCGGCCACCAGTGAGGGCGTCTTCGTCTTCACGAGCTCCGCCCCGAAGGTCGCCGTCGGTGACGCCGTCACGGTCACCGGCACGGTCTCGGAGTACGTCCCGGGTGGCACGTCGTCCGGGAACCAGTCGGTGACCGAGCTCACCAAGCCGACCGTCACGGTCGTCTCCAGCGGCAACGCGGTGCCCGCCGCCACGGTGATCGACGCGAAGTCGGTGCCTGCCGCGTACGTCCCGGCGGGCGACCCCGCCGCGGGCAACTCGATCAACGGCCTGGCCCTGGAGCCGAAGAAGTACGCGCTGGACTTCTACGAGTCCCTGGAGGGCATGAACGTCGAGGTCGCCGACACCCGGGTGGTGGGCGCGACCGACCCGTACACCGAGCTGTGGGTGACGGTGAAGCCGCGCGAGAACGCCACCCGCCGCGGTGGCACGCTCTACGGCTCCTACGACGCGCAGAACACCGGCCGGCTCCAGATCCAGTCGCTCGGCGCGACCTCCGCCTTCCCCGTCGCGAACGTCGGTGACGTGCTCACCGGCTCCACCGCGGGCCCGCTGGACTACAACCAGTACGGCGGCTACACCCTGGTCGCGAACGAGATCGGCACGCTGAGGAGCGCCGGTCTCACGCGCGAGACCACACAGAGGCAGAAGAACGGCGAGCTCGCGGTCGCGACGTACAACGTCGAGAACCTCGACCCGTCCGACGCCACCTTCGAGGAGCACGCCTCCGCGATCGTGAACAACCTGAAGTCGCCCGACATCGTGTCCCTGGAGGAGATCCAGGACAACAACGGCGCGAAGGACGACGGCACGACCGCCGCCGACGTGACGGTGAACAAGCTGATCGATGCGATCGTCGCGGCGGGCGGCCCGCGGTACGACTGGCGCTCGATCGACCCGGCCAACGACACCGACGGCGGCGAGCCGGGCGGCAACATCCGCCAGGTGTTCCTCTTCAACCCGGAGCGGGTCTCCTTCACCGACCGCGCGGGCGGCGACGCCACCACGGCGGCCGGGGTCACCAAGGTCCACGGCAAGGCGCAGCTGACGGTCTCCCCGGGCCGAATCGCCCCCACCGACGACGCCTGGAAGTCCAGCCGCAAGCCGCTGGCCGGCGAGTTCGTCTTCCGCGGCCGCACGGTCTTCGTGATCGCCAACCACTTCAACTCCAAGGGCGGCGACTACGGTCTGACCTCGGCGGTCCAGCCGGTGCCGCGCAGCTCGGAGATCCAGCGCCACCAGCAGGCGACCCTGGTCAACGCCTTCGTCAAGGACATCCTCGACACCCAGAAGAACGCGGACGTCATCGCCCTCGGCGACATCAACGACTTCGAGTTCTCCGGCACGGCGAAGATCCTGGAGGGTGACGGCGAGCTGTGGTCGGCGATCAAGTCGCTGCCCAGGAGCGAGCGTTACACCTACGACTACCAGGGCAACCAGCAGGTCCTGGACCAGATCCTGGTCAGCCCGTCGATCCGGCGCGGCTGCGATTTCGAGTACGACAGCGTGCACATCAACTCGGAGTTCAACGACCAGATCAGCGACCACGACCCGCAGGTGCTGCGCTTCAAGCCGTAACCGGCAGCCGGTCAGGCCTGGTCGAACACTCCGTTCAGCCAGGCCTGCCACTCGCCCTCGCACTCCTTGATGTCGGAGTCGGGGGCGAAGTCGTGCAGGGAGATGCCGACCGGGTGGCCCCAGTGGTTGCGCCCGAAGATGCGGGTGAGGCCCCGGTCGGTGCGCAGTCCGATGAAGTACGGGTTGCGGAAGTCGACCACGGCCTCGAAGGTGTCCGGGCCGTGGACCGTCACACGCGTGCCCGCGGCCACGTCCTCGCCGACACCGAGGGCCCGTCCCACGGCGGCGAGGGCGTCGGGGGCCTTGGACGCCTCGGGTCCGTCGAAGGTGGCGAAGGCGGCCGGGCGGGGCGCGAAGTGGGTCAGGTACTCGCGCAGGGTGTGCAGGTAGAAGTCGGTGTGCTTGGCGGCTCCGTCGTACTGGTTGTCCCAGTCGTCGACGAAGATCCCGCTGTGGACGTAGCGCACCCAGGCCCGCCGGCCCTCGTCACGGGGTTCGACGGTGTAGTCGAGCTGGTTGAGGGTCTGCTGGGAGATGCCCTCGACGTCCTCGACGCGGTTGGTGTAGCGGTGCGGCGGGTCCCAGGCGACGACCTTGGAGCCGAAGGGGCCGGTGCCGCCGACGCGGGGCTCGGGCGGCTCCATCGGCCACAGGTAGCCGCCGGTGCCGGTGGTGATCGCCTCCCAGACCTGCTCGGGGGTGGCGTCGACCTCGAACTCGCGGGCGATCTCGAACTCTTGGGACATGATCTACTCCAACTCGGTCTTCTTGAGCGTGGGATGGACGGCCACCACGATCCGGTGATCCCTGCCGCCCTCGGCGTCCGGGGCGTCGTACCTGCGGATCAGCTCGGCGACCCCGGCCGTCAACTCCTGGATGAACGCGGCTCGTTCGGTGGCGGAGGCGAAACGCACCTCGCCGTCCAGCGCGTACGTCGCGAGCCTCTTGCGCTCCTTGGCGGCGCCGGTGATCAGCTGACCCACGTCCCGCACGAGACGGGCGCCCAGTGCCAGCAGCCAGCGCGCGGAGAGCTGGTCGCGGAAGCGGTCGGGGTCGGGCTGCACGGAGGCGAGCGCGAGCGGTGAGATGACGTACGAGGCCGCGGTCGCCCGCATCAGCCGCTCGGTGACGTTTCCCTTGCGGCGCTCCCCGGCGAGCTCGACCAGGCCGTGCCGCTCCAGCGCCTTGAGGTGGTAGTTCACCTTCTGGCGGGGCAGCCCGACCTTGCCGGCCAGCATGGCGGCCGACGCGGGGCCGGCCGCCAGCTCGGCCAGCAGCCGTGCCCGTATGGGGTCCAGGGAGACGGCTGCGGCCTCGGGGTCCTCGATCACGGTGACGTCCAGCATGGGTCCACGGTCTCACCGAAAACTTTTTTTGTCCAGGCAATCCAAGTGTTCGGTGGGGAGGGCTGTCGAAGAGAGCTATCCGGGAAGCAGGCCGAGGGCGTGGTCGTACCGGCTGACCACGCTGCTCTTCAGCCCCGGCCAGCTCTGCACGCGCTCCCAGGCGTCCGAGGCCGAGCCGATCCCGTCGCCCGGGGCGGCGAGCGCGTCGAGGTGGGCCTGGGCGCTCTCCCACTCCGCGTAGTTGAGCACCCGGGTGCCGTCGGTGCTGAGGTGGAAGTGGCCGCTGATGCCGCCGGGGTGCGGGTGGGGCTCGCTCTCCAGCGCTTCGACGACGGCGTCCACCCAGGCCCGCTGCCGGTCGGGGTCGGGGCCCTCGAACTCGATGTCGACGATCACCACACAGCCCGGCACCCGCCGGTCGCCGTCCCGGACGGCGCTGCGGTAGTGGCGGTAGCGGCCGAGCCCCAGCCGCTCGATGTGCGGCACGGCGGTGTCGATCTCGTCCACGCGCTCCAGCCGCTGCGTGCGCGCGAAGGCCTCGTAGGCCTGCTCGTCGGTCCACTGCGAGTAGTGCAGGAGGCTCGCGGTGTCGTGTCCGGTGTACACGTGGTAGCCGAGCAGTCCGCCGGCGGGCCACGGCCGGCGTTCCCATGCCCCGGCGATGGCGTCGACGGTCTGCCGCTGGCGCAGCGGGTTGCCCACCCGCCAGGTGCTGAAGAGGGACGCGCCCACCTCGGGCCGGGTGAGGTCGGGGTGGGTGTCGGTACGGCGGGTCATGGGCGTGGCCTCCTCGGATCGCTGATCGATGCGTTCATCGGCCACCCTTCAACCTCAACCAGGATTCAGGTCAAGTCGGCGGTTCAGGAGGGGGTTTCGGGACACCCGCAGGACATGGACGAGCAGGCCGACGACCAGCCCAGAAGCCCTTTGAAGTTGCCCGCACGATCCTGGCGCGCGGCACTGCGGCGCACGGCGAAGGAATTGCTGGACGACGAACTGGCCGACCGCGCGGCGGCGTTGACGTACTACGGCGTTCTGTCGCTTTTTCCGGCGCTGCTGGTGATGGTCTCCCTTCTGGGCGTGGTGGGGCAGCGGGCCACGGACAAGATCCTGGACAACATCGGGGACCTCGCGCCGGGTCCGGCCCGGGACATTCTGCGGGACGCGGTGGTCCAGCTCGGCGACAGCGGCGGCACGGGCAGCGTCCTGGCGGTCCTCGGTCTGCTCGCCGCGCTCTGGTCCGCCTCCGGGTACGTCGCCGCCTTCATCCGTACGTCCAACGCGGTGTACGACCTTCCCGAGGGCCGCCCGGTGTGGAAGCTGACGCCGCTGAGGCTGGCGCTGACCGTGACGCTGATGCTGATGCTGGCGGTGAGCGCGCTGATCGTGGTGTTCACGGGCCCGCTGGCCGAACGGGCGGGCCGGGCGGTGGGGTTCGGTGACGCGGCGATCGCGGTCTGGGGCGTGGCCAAGTGGCCGGTGCTGCTGCTCCTGGTCGTCATGATGATCGGGCTGCTGTACTGGGCCGCCCCCAACGTCCGTGGCCGCGGCTTTCGTTGGACCTCGCCGGGCAGCGTCCTCGCCACCCTGGTCTGGCTCGCCGCCTCCGCGGGGTTCGCCCTCTACGCCGCCAACTTCGGCTCGTACAACAAGACGTACGGCACCCTCGCCGGTGCCATCGTCTTCCTGGTGTGGCTCTGGCTGACCAACCTGGCGATCCTGCTGGGCCTGGAGTTCGACGCGGAGCTGGCCCGTGAGCGGGCCATCGTCTCCGGTGCGGCCGAGCCGACGGAGGAGCCCTACGTGGAGCCCCGGGACACCCGGAAGTGGCCGCCGAGGCTGCGGGCGGCACGCAGGACGAGACTGCGGGCGGCACGCGGGAAGTGACCCCCGACGACCGGCCGTCCCGCACACGCGGAGGTGGGCGGCACCCGTGACTTCCGGGTGCCGCCCACCTCCGCGTGTGCGGGTCCTGGGTCTACTTCTTCGGGTACCGCCAGGACACGACGACGATCGCGGCCAGGGCCGCGCCGACGATCAGCACCGGCCGCGGATGCCGTAGGGCCGCCATGACCAGGGGCCGGGCCGGCTGGGGCACACCGTGCTCCGCCCGGCGCTCCAGTGCGGCACTGGTCTCGGCGGCCTTGCCCTGGGTGAGCCGGCCCGCCCGCTGCGTCCGGTCCTGGACCTTGTGGCTCGCCTGCACGGCCCGGTCCTGGACCAGGTGGCCGGCCTGTGTGGCCTTGTCGTGCACGGTGTGACCGGCCTGCGCCGCGCTGCTGCGCAGCTGCACGGTCATCGCCCCCGCCTTGTCCCTGAGGTCTGCCGCACGGGCCCGTGCGCGGCCCTTCACATCCATCTTTCCTGCCAACTCCTCAACCGTGTCGCCGAGTTCACTGCGGGTCCGCTCGATCTGCTGCCGCAGTTCCTCGGGTCCCTTGGCCCCCGTCACGGGGGGCTCGCTACCCGTCCTGTCCGTCATCGGTGCGCCCTTTCCCTGATCTCCTCGACGTCCGCCTTGACGCTGCCGAGAGCCTCCTCGGGCGTCGGAGGTGTGGCACGACGCAACTGGGAGCGGCCGAGTGCGGCCAGCACCCCCGCGATCACGAACAGCACAGCCGTCACGATCAGCGCCGCGGCCCACACCGACAGCACCAGGGAGAGCGCGGCGGTGGCCGTTCCGGCCAGGGCGAGCAGTCCCGCGTAGGCGAAGGCGCCGGCGGCGCCGAGCAGCCCGCCGCCCTTCCCGGCCCGCCGGCCCTTCTCGGCCAGCTCCTCCTTCGCCAGGGCGACTTCCTGCCGCACCAGTTTGGAGACCTGTTCGGTGGCCTGTCCGACGAGTTCGCCCACCGAATGATGTTCGTCGTGCGCCGGCCTGGGGGCCGTGGTTCCGGTCACGGTGTTCCGCCTCCTCTCGGTCGGAGCACCCGGGTACCCGGCCCGGCCCCCGGCTACCCCACCTGGGGGCCGTCGTCCGGGCCGCGCTGTCCGAGCCGGGCCAGCTGGCTCTGGAACCAGTCGAGCCTCGCCTGCAACAGGGCTGCCTCGGCGGCGAGTTCGGGCACCCCGAGCTCCTCGGGCAGGCCGGGACCGGCCGGGTCGAGGACGGCGGCCGGCTGTGCCACCACCCGCAGCCCCTCGCCGGCCAGCCGGGCGAACCCGGCGAGCGAGAGGGCCGTACGTCCGCGCAGGCAGCCCGCGCAGGAGGGGGCCAGGGCCCGCCATCCGGGCCTGCCCCAGCCGGCGTCGGCGAGGGCCGCCGCGACCGTGCCGCAGGCGCAGGGGCCGACGGTGGCGGTCCGCACCCGCTGGCGGGCGTAGCGGTAGCCGAGTTCGAAACGGAGGTAGCGGCCGAGGACCAGGACGTCGAGGAGCACGGCCGTGCGGTGCTCGGCCGTGCACAGCAGCGCCTCGGCCGCCGCGCGGTCGTGCACACAGTGGAAGCCGCAGTCGCAGCGGCGGTTCGGCGCCCGGTGCCGCAGGCCGTAGACGCAGGACGCGTCGGCCAGGACGCCGTACGGCAGCGCACCGCCGAGCGACACACCGGTGAACCCGGCCCGGGTGCCGTCCTGGGACAGCACCGGGTGGGCGATCTTGTATCCGGTCGGCGGCTCCGCAGGGCGTTCCTCCGGAAGCCGCAGCCTCATCGGGCCGCCGGAACCTCTTCGGGAGCCTTCAGTTCCACGATCTCCTCGGGGAGTTCGAGCTCCTCCTCGTGGATCTCCGGCCGCTCCTCCGCGACTCCGGTGGCGAGTGCCTTGCCGAGCTTCATGACGCCTCCAGGACCAGGGGTCGTGCACCGTCCTGACCATGGTGACCCATACGGGCCCGATTTGGACATAGGACCTCGTCGCAGCATCCCTTACCGATACACCGTAGAAGAATTAAGTGGAGCTTCACGGTCGGACCGCCGAGACTACGACGGTGACGACCATCGCCCCGCCCTTCGGCCGCGCCCTCTGCGCCATGATCACACCCTTCGACGAGGCCGGTGCCCTCGACCTCGACGGTGCGCAGGCGCTCGCCGGCCACCTGGTGGCGGCGGGCTGCGACGGGCTCGTCCTGTCCGGCACGACGGGTGAGTCGCCGACCACGACGGACGCGGAGAAGTCCGCCCTCGTGAGCGCGGTGCGGGAGGCGGTGGGTGCACGGGTCCCGGTCGTGGCGGGGGTGGGCACCTTCGACACCCGGCACACCGTGGAGCTGGCCCTGGCCGCCGAAAAGGCGGGCGCGGACGGGGTGTTGGTGGTCAGCCCCTACTACAGCAGGCCGCCGCAGGACGCGCTGGAGGCACACTTCCGCGAGATCGCGGACGCCTGCGGGCTGCCCGTCATGCTCTACGACATCCCGGGCCGCACCGGCACCCGCATCGAACCGGAGACGATGATCCGGCTCGCCGAGCACCCCCGGATCGTCGCGGTCAAGGACTGCTCCTACGACCTCCTCGGCACCCAGAAGGTCCTCAACCGCACGGAGTTGGCGTACTACGCGGGCTGCGACGAGCACATCCTCGCCCTGTACGCGGTGGGTGCGGCGGGGTATGTCAGCACGGTGGCCAACGTGGTCCCGGACCGGCTCCGGGCGATCCTCGACACGTTCGAGGCGGGCGACACCCCCGTGTCCGCCCGCCTCCAACAGCGGGCCACGCCGCTGATCGAGGCGATGATGTCGGCGGGTCTGCCCGGCACGGTCACCGCCAAGGCCCTCCTGAACGCGCTCGGTCTGCCGGCGGGCCCGGTCCGCGCCCCGCTGCGGCCCGCCGACCGCGGGACGGCCGACGCACTGCTGGCGGAGTACGAACGCCTCATGGCCGCCTGATCAGGGCTGGGCGAACAGCGGCTCCCAGCGCCCGGCGTCACCGTCGTTGCCTTCGCGGAAGCCGCTGAGCGGGACCTCCTTGTCGCTGCCGAGGGTGACCAGGACGAGCCGCTGGTGGAACTCGTTCTTGTCGTTCTCGCCGATGTCCCAGGCGATGAGCTGCTTGTTGCCCACCCAGGCGAGCAGTTGCTGTCCGCGCACCTCGGTCTTCTCACCGGTCCCGGCGTCCAGGACCCAGGAGGAGGTCTTCCACTTCCGGCCCGCGAAGTCAC
This genomic window contains:
- the dapA gene encoding 4-hydroxy-tetrahydrodipicolinate synthase, translated to MTTIAPPFGRALCAMITPFDEAGALDLDGAQALAGHLVAAGCDGLVLSGTTGESPTTTDAEKSALVSAVREAVGARVPVVAGVGTFDTRHTVELALAAEKAGADGVLVVSPYYSRPPQDALEAHFREIADACGLPVMLYDIPGRTGTRIEPETMIRLAEHPRIVAVKDCSYDLLGTQKVLNRTELAYYAGCDEHILALYAVGAAGYVSTVANVVPDRLRAILDTFEAGDTPVSARLQQRATPLIEAMMSAGLPGTVTAKALLNALGLPAGPVRAPLRPADRGTADALLAEYERLMAA